A window from Flavobacterium gyeonganense encodes these proteins:
- a CDS encoding FUSC family protein, with protein MTITILIGFIVGKFLPFQNVYWILLTIVVIMRPGYGLTKERSYNRIFGTILGGLLAFGIVSVVQNHVILSIFSIICMLLGISFAQANYKISATFVTMYVVFIYGILVPNVVEVIQFRILDSLVGAILAFLANQFLWPAWEFINTPIHIENSIRANRTYLREIADFYNKKGEVPTSYRLARKNVFIEIGNLMTSFQRMMQEPKSKQKTLPIVNKLVVLNHSLLSALASLSTYIQAHQTTSASESFNYIIKTILLNLDHSISILRNETIITDTFFDKEDVTLQFEEMKRKNFTRLATDEELDKETRQAKMQEAQMVIEQLIWMSNLAEKILKITKDLKATNPD; from the coding sequence TTGACTATAACCATTTTAATTGGATTTATTGTTGGGAAATTTCTTCCGTTTCAAAACGTTTACTGGATTTTATTAACCATCGTTGTCATAATGCGTCCGGGTTACGGTTTAACAAAAGAACGGTCTTACAATCGTATTTTCGGAACTATTTTAGGGGGCTTACTGGCATTCGGAATTGTTTCTGTTGTACAAAATCATGTGATTTTAAGTATCTTTTCCATTATTTGTATGCTGCTTGGAATTTCTTTCGCTCAGGCTAATTACAAAATCAGTGCGACTTTTGTGACTATGTATGTGGTTTTCATTTATGGAATCCTGGTTCCAAATGTTGTCGAAGTAATTCAGTTCAGGATTCTCGATTCGCTTGTTGGGGCAATTCTCGCTTTCCTCGCCAATCAGTTTTTATGGCCAGCCTGGGAATTTATAAATACGCCTATCCATATTGAAAACTCTATTCGTGCAAACAGGACTTATCTCAGGGAAATTGCAGACTTTTATAATAAAAAAGGTGAAGTCCCAACTTCTTACCGACTGGCAAGAAAAAATGTCTTTATAGAAATTGGGAATCTAATGACTTCTTTTCAGCGTATGATGCAGGAACCAAAATCAAAGCAGAAAACGCTGCCAATTGTAAATAAATTAGTAGTTCTAAATCATTCTTTGCTCTCTGCCTTAGCTTCATTATCAACTTATATCCAGGCACACCAGACTACATCTGCATCAGAATCATTTAATTATATCATTAAAACCATTTTACTAAATTTAGATCATTCGATTTCAATTTTAAGAAATGAAACCATTATAACCGATACTTTTTTTGACAAAGAAGATGTCACTTTGCAATTTGAAGAAATGAAGCGTAAAAACTTTACCCGTCTTGCGACAGATGAAGAATTGGATAAAGAAACCAGACAGGCTAAAATGCAGGAAGCTCAAATGGTTATTGAACAACTGATCTGGATGAG
- a CDS encoding FUSC family membrane protein: MFDRIVKFTNSTSFLNASKVTIASVIPVLIFNFLGHFEIGFTIALGAFYTYPSDIPSTLSHKIKGLIVASFIVAGVNLLVNLVYPYPYLFYPFLGFLLFLCSMISVYGQRATLVSFSALISISLSFGHIHEGWEVFAYSGYIFTGGILYLIVSLAFHFIQPYKYIELEIARGIKLTAKYLKLRGDLWSPEANRKTIIEKQLSIQVELNEIHEDLRKVLIGNQSSSATSQNRKMLLVFITLLEIQELALYTSFDHSKIHEKFDKHPDVLRTYQNVAYKLASTLKKLSKNVHHIAVYVDKNDLKNELDALEFAIFDYEKTLGKEAAAEGVLMLTNMLKYAKNQVGKIKIIQRAFSLAMQSYKLKDKDKELEKFLTPQYYPLRTLIENLSFSSSIFRHSV, translated from the coding sequence ATGTTTGACCGTATTGTAAAATTCACCAACAGCACTTCGTTTTTAAATGCCTCAAAAGTAACAATAGCCTCTGTTATTCCTGTATTGATTTTTAATTTTTTAGGACATTTTGAAATTGGTTTTACTATTGCGTTGGGTGCTTTTTATACTTACCCAAGCGACATTCCAAGTACATTAAGCCACAAAATAAAAGGATTGATTGTAGCTTCGTTTATTGTAGCCGGTGTTAATTTATTGGTAAATCTCGTCTATCCTTATCCTTATTTATTTTATCCCTTTTTAGGATTTTTACTTTTTTTATGCTCTATGATTTCTGTCTATGGTCAAAGAGCCACTTTGGTTTCGTTTTCTGCTTTAATATCAATCTCTTTATCATTTGGACATATACATGAAGGCTGGGAAGTCTTTGCTTACTCAGGCTATATTTTTACCGGAGGAATTTTATATCTAATTGTTTCTCTTGCTTTTCATTTCATACAGCCTTATAAATATATCGAACTTGAAATTGCCCGTGGAATCAAATTAACCGCAAAGTATTTAAAACTGAGAGGAGATTTGTGGAGTCCGGAAGCTAACCGAAAAACAATTATCGAAAAACAACTAAGCATTCAGGTAGAGTTAAATGAGATTCATGAGGATTTACGAAAAGTGCTTATTGGAAACCAAAGCAGCTCTGCTACTAGTCAGAACCGAAAAATGTTGCTGGTTTTTATTACTCTGCTTGAAATTCAGGAACTAGCTTTATATACGTCTTTCGATCACAGTAAAATTCATGAAAAGTTTGACAAACATCCGGATGTTTTAAGAACATATCAAAATGTAGCATACAAACTTGCTTCTACCTTAAAAAAACTTTCAAAAAACGTGCATCATATTGCCGTTTACGTTGATAAAAATGATTTAAAAAATGAACTTGACGCTCTGGAATTTGCCATTTTTGACTATGAAAAGACATTAGGAAAAGAAGCAGCAGCAGAAGGTGTGCTGATGCTGACCAACATGCTGAAATATGCCAAAAATCAGGTTGGAAAAATCAAGATTATACAAAGAGCCTTCTCATTGGCAATGCAATCTTACAAACTTAAAGACAAAGATAAAGAACTTGAAAAATTCCTGACCCCGCAATATTATCCTTTACGCACACTGATTGAAAACCTGAGTTTTTCTTCTTCTATTTTCAGACATTCTGTATGA
- the def gene encoding peptide deformylase, with the protein MILPIVGYGDPVLRKVGEVITTDYPNLKETIANMYETMYNAYGVGLAAPQVGLAIRLFVIDTAPFSDDEELKEDEQKSLKGFKKTFINPRIVKEEGEEWSFNEGCLSIPDVREDVYRKPTVTLEYCEEDFVMKTEVFDGLIARVIQHEYDHIEGILFTDKISSLKKRLIQKKLKNITEGKTFQEYRMKFASAKKGR; encoded by the coding sequence ATGATTTTACCAATTGTAGGATATGGGGATCCCGTTTTGAGAAAAGTTGGTGAGGTAATTACAACTGATTATCCAAACTTAAAAGAAACAATAGCAAATATGTACGAAACCATGTATAATGCATATGGTGTGGGACTTGCTGCGCCACAAGTTGGCCTGGCAATTCGTTTGTTTGTGATTGATACAGCGCCTTTTAGTGATGATGAAGAATTAAAAGAAGATGAGCAAAAAAGCTTAAAAGGTTTCAAAAAGACTTTTATTAATCCAAGAATTGTTAAAGAAGAAGGCGAGGAATGGAGTTTTAACGAAGGATGTTTAAGTATTCCTGATGTACGGGAGGATGTATATAGAAAACCAACGGTTACACTGGAATATTGTGAGGAAGATTTTGTAATGAAAACAGAAGTTTTTGACGGACTAATTGCGAGGGTTATTCAACACGAATATGACCATATAGAAGGAATTTTATTTACGGATAAAATATCATCTTTAAAGAAACGCCTGATTCAAAAGAAACTAAAAAATATTACCGAGGGTAAAACTTTTCAGGAATACAGAATGAAATTTGCATCCGCTAAAAAAGGCAGATAA
- a CDS encoding DUF5606 domain-containing protein has protein sequence MNLDKILAISGKPGLYVLKVQTRTGFVAESLLDGKKITVNLKSNVSLLSEISIYTYEGEKPLTEVMQRIAVKENKEQAISHKEDNAKLTAYFKEILPEYDEERVYPSDIKKVLNWYNMLQAKGLVTDEAPAATSTSEEIAVEEPVKKAPAKKAKAKKEE, from the coding sequence ATGAATTTAGACAAAATTTTAGCCATTTCAGGAAAGCCTGGTTTATATGTATTGAAAGTGCAAACGCGTACAGGTTTTGTGGCAGAATCATTATTAGACGGAAAAAAAATTACTGTAAACTTAAAAAGCAACGTAAGTTTATTATCTGAAATTTCAATTTATACTTACGAAGGAGAGAAGCCTTTGACAGAAGTAATGCAGCGTATTGCAGTTAAAGAAAATAAAGAACAGGCAATTTCACATAAAGAAGACAATGCAAAATTGACTGCTTATTTTAAAGAAATTTTGCCAGAGTACGATGAAGAAAGAGTGTATCCGTCTGATATTAAAAAAGTATTAAACTGGTATAATATGCTTCAGGCAAAAGGGCTGGTTACTGATGAAGCTCCTGCAGCAACTTCAACATCAGAAGAAATTGCTGTTGAAGAACCAGTAAAAAAAGCTCCTGCAAAAAAAGCAAAAGCTAAAAAAGAAGAATAG
- the mazG gene encoding nucleoside triphosphate pyrophosphohydrolase, translated as MSKELQLKAFERLLIIMDELREQCPWDKKQTLQTLRHLTIEETYELGDAILDNDLSEVKKELGDLLLHIVFYAKIGSETNDFDIADVCNEICDKLIHRHPHIYSDTVVKDEEEVKQNWEKLKLKEGKKSVLEGVPRSLPALVKASRIQDKVKGVGFDWEEPHQVWDKVQEELQELQVEIKSGNQDKIEAEFGDVLFSMINYARFLNVNPEDALERTNKKFIKRFQYLESKAEELGKPLMEMTLAEMDVFWNEAKKL; from the coding sequence ATGAGCAAAGAACTTCAGCTTAAAGCCTTCGAAAGATTATTAATTATCATGGATGAACTTCGTGAGCAATGCCCATGGGATAAAAAGCAAACTTTGCAAACCCTGAGACATCTTACAATAGAAGAAACTTATGAATTAGGAGATGCTATTCTGGATAATGATTTGAGTGAAGTTAAAAAAGAACTGGGAGATCTATTGCTTCACATCGTTTTTTATGCCAAAATAGGTTCTGAAACCAATGATTTTGATATAGCCGATGTGTGTAATGAAATCTGCGATAAACTGATTCACCGTCATCCTCATATTTACAGTGATACTGTTGTAAAAGACGAAGAAGAAGTCAAACAAAACTGGGAAAAACTAAAGCTTAAAGAAGGAAAAAAATCTGTTTTGGAAGGTGTACCACGAAGTTTACCGGCATTAGTAAAAGCAAGCAGAATACAGGATAAAGTAAAAGGCGTGGGTTTTGACTGGGAAGAACCGCATCAGGTTTGGGATAAAGTACAGGAAGAACTGCAGGAATTGCAAGTTGAAATTAAATCCGGAAACCAGGATAAAATCGAAGCCGAATTTGGTGATGTTTTATTCTCAATGATTAATTATGCCCGATTTTTAAATGTAAATCCTGAAGATGCCCTGGAACGAACCAATAAAAAATTTATCAAACGCTTTCAGTATTTAGAAAGTAAAGCAGAGGAATTAGGAAAACCGTTGATGGAAATGACTTTGGCAGAAATGGATGTATTTTGGAACGAAGCCAAAAAACTATAA
- a CDS encoding Crp/Fnr family transcriptional regulator codes for MNKCDQCIVRQLSSLKALNKEEVIKLANSKTTHKIKKGEAIFEEGEITNGVFCVKDGVGKLSKLSANGKDQIIKLVKSGELLGQRSMISNEPANLSAKAIADMEVCFIPKSEIINFFNNNNQFSLNMMQSVCEDLKESENDKIALVQKTVKQRLAETLLYLHDAFGEDEDKTLKVQLTREELAGMIGTATESCIRLLSDFNKLELIELAGKKIVLKNVKALKKLAEQL; via the coding sequence ATGAATAAATGTGACCAATGTATCGTACGCCAGCTTTCTTCTTTAAAAGCACTTAATAAAGAAGAAGTTATAAAACTAGCAAACAGTAAAACGACTCACAAAATTAAAAAGGGAGAAGCTATCTTTGAGGAAGGAGAAATCACCAACGGTGTTTTTTGTGTAAAAGATGGTGTCGGAAAACTCTCTAAGTTGAGCGCCAACGGAAAAGATCAGATTATAAAACTGGTAAAATCCGGAGAGCTTTTAGGACAGCGCTCCATGATTAGTAACGAGCCTGCAAATTTATCTGCAAAAGCAATTGCCGACATGGAAGTTTGCTTTATCCCAAAATCTGAAATCATAAACTTTTTTAATAACAACAATCAGTTTTCATTGAATATGATGCAATCTGTTTGTGAAGATTTGAAAGAATCTGAAAACGATAAAATTGCCCTTGTTCAAAAAACGGTAAAACAAAGGCTTGCAGAAACCTTATTGTATTTACATGATGCTTTTGGCGAAGACGAGGATAAAACACTGAAAGTACAGCTAACCAGAGAAGAGCTTGCTGGTATGATTGGTACAGCAACAGAAAGCTGTATAAGATTACTATCTGATTTTAACAAACTGGAATTAATTGAACTCGCAGGTAAAAAAATTGTGCTTAAAAACGTAAAAGCCCTGAAAAAACTGGCTGAACAGTTATAG
- a CDS encoding heavy metal translocating P-type ATPase codes for MSGQSCFHCGLTIPKNEVINFDEKKFCCTGCKTVYEIFSLNDLTCYYDFEKSPGATPQDIKGKYDFLDNEVIISKVLEFQEGYTSIVSLNIPYIHCSSCIWLLENLNRLQPGISMSQVNFPEKKVRITFNSETVSLKSIVYLLSSIGYEPYISLENYETGKTKVDRSLTYKLGVAFFCFGNIMLLSFPEYFEMKEFWLDSYKPFFRLLIFLLALPSFLYSASGYYISAYHSIKTKMLNIDIPIALGIIVMFIRSSYDMLMDHGPGFFDSLASLVFFMLLGKMFQTKTYSFLSFERDFKSYFPIAVTRINPNTSEESVPIYDVLKGDRLLIRNQELIPVDGILISEKAEIDYSFVTGEAVPITKKSGDKVFAGGKQIGKVIEMEVLHSVSQSYLTQLWSNEIFQKKVDQKHKTITDAISRYFTPILLLIAFAGFGYWIFIDTNTAFNVFTAVLIVACPCALALTAPFTFGNILRIMGKQKMYLKNALVIEQLAKVDTIVFDKTGTITTNKKSNIVYEGNLLSDENYILIKNVLRASNHPLSRMLYDFLPEVKRIKIDAFEEITGKGIFASFKNKTIKIGSASFVESTNNTDEIEKTALHINIDGIYYGRFNFQNQYRDGLRTLFNTLNKNYEIKVLSGDNDGERANLETILPKGIELIFNQKPEQKLEFIRKLQEKGQNVMMVGDGLNDAGALAQSNVGISISENVNVFSPACDAILDAGEFSRLNYFLKLSHKSIMIIKMSFGLSLIYNVVGLLFAVTGNLLPLVAAIIMPLSTITIVSFVTLMSNYFSSNKLGLDKE; via the coding sequence ATGAGCGGGCAGAGTTGTTTTCATTGTGGACTTACAATTCCTAAAAATGAGGTGATCAATTTTGATGAAAAAAAATTTTGTTGTACGGGCTGTAAAACAGTTTACGAAATTTTTAGCCTTAATGATCTAACCTGCTATTATGATTTTGAAAAATCGCCAGGTGCTACTCCGCAGGACATTAAGGGAAAATATGACTTTTTAGACAATGAAGTCATCATCTCTAAAGTTTTGGAATTTCAGGAAGGCTATACTTCAATTGTGTCCTTAAATATTCCGTATATTCACTGCAGTTCATGTATCTGGCTGCTTGAAAACCTTAATCGTTTGCAGCCTGGAATCAGTATGTCGCAGGTTAATTTTCCTGAGAAAAAAGTTAGAATTACGTTTAACTCTGAAACAGTTTCTTTAAAATCAATTGTCTATTTGTTAAGTTCAATTGGTTACGAACCTTATATCAGTTTAGAAAATTACGAAACAGGAAAAACAAAGGTTGACAGAAGTCTGACTTATAAATTAGGTGTTGCTTTTTTCTGTTTTGGAAATATAATGCTATTGTCGTTTCCGGAATATTTTGAGATGAAGGAATTTTGGCTGGATAGTTATAAACCCTTCTTCAGACTTTTGATTTTTCTTTTGGCATTGCCAAGTTTCCTCTATTCTGCGAGCGGTTATTACATTTCGGCGTATCACAGTATTAAAACGAAGATGCTAAATATTGATATTCCGATTGCACTGGGAATTATAGTGATGTTTATTCGCAGTTCTTACGATATGCTAATGGATCATGGACCGGGATTTTTTGATAGTCTGGCGAGTCTCGTTTTCTTTATGCTGCTCGGTAAAATGTTCCAGACCAAAACCTATAGTTTTCTGAGTTTTGAAAGAGATTTTAAATCGTATTTTCCAATTGCAGTTACCCGAATCAATCCCAATACATCTGAAGAAAGTGTCCCGATTTATGATGTTTTAAAAGGAGACAGGTTATTAATCCGAAATCAGGAGTTAATTCCGGTTGATGGAATTCTGATTAGCGAAAAAGCAGAAATAGATTATAGTTTCGTTACCGGAGAAGCAGTTCCGATTACTAAAAAATCTGGTGACAAAGTTTTTGCCGGTGGAAAACAAATTGGAAAAGTAATTGAAATGGAAGTGCTGCATTCGGTTTCACAAAGTTATCTAACACAGCTTTGGAGTAATGAAATTTTTCAGAAAAAAGTAGATCAAAAGCATAAAACCATAACAGATGCAATAAGCCGGTATTTCACCCCAATCTTGCTGCTTATTGCATTTGCTGGTTTTGGTTACTGGATATTTATTGATACAAATACCGCTTTTAATGTTTTTACAGCGGTTTTAATTGTCGCCTGCCCTTGTGCACTGGCACTTACGGCTCCGTTTACTTTTGGTAACATTCTCAGAATTATGGGAAAACAAAAAATGTATCTTAAAAATGCTTTGGTGATTGAACAGCTGGCAAAAGTTGATACCATTGTTTTTGACAAGACCGGAACCATTACGACTAACAAAAAATCTAATATAGTGTACGAAGGAAATTTGCTTTCTGATGAAAATTACATACTGATTAAAAATGTGCTTCGGGCTTCTAATCATCCTTTGAGCAGAATGTTATATGATTTTCTGCCGGAAGTAAAAAGAATTAAAATTGATGCATTTGAAGAAATTACCGGAAAAGGTATTTTTGCTTCTTTTAAAAATAAAACAATCAAAATTGGTTCAGCTTCTTTTGTTGAAAGTACTAATAATACTGATGAAATAGAAAAAACAGCCCTTCATATTAACATTGACGGGATATATTACGGACGATTTAATTTCCAGAATCAGTATAGAGATGGTCTCAGAACGTTATTTAATACTTTGAATAAAAATTATGAAATAAAAGTTCTTTCCGGTGATAATGATGGAGAAAGAGCCAATCTGGAAACTATTCTGCCAAAAGGTATCGAACTTATCTTTAATCAGAAACCGGAACAGAAGCTGGAGTTCATTCGCAAACTACAGGAAAAAGGACAAAATGTAATGATGGTAGGAGATGGGCTGAATGATGCCGGTGCTTTAGCCCAGAGTAACGTTGGGATTTCTATTTCAGAGAATGTCAATGTATTTTCTCCGGCTTGCGACGCAATTCTGGATGCCGGTGAATTTTCGCGACTGAATTACTTCTTAAAATTATCTCATAAATCGATTATGATTATCAAAATGAGTTTTGGTTTATCGCTTATTTATAACGTAGTCGGACTTTTATTTGCTGTTACAGGTAATCTGCTTCCGCTGGTTGCTGCGATTATTATGCCTTTAAGTACAATTACGATTGTAAGTTTTGTGACTTTGATGTCTAACTATTTTAGCAGTAATAAGTTAGGTTTGGATAAGGAGTAG
- the ccoS gene encoding cbb3-type cytochrome oxidase assembly protein CcoS, with protein sequence MSVIYLLISVSIFVAICFFIAFIAAVKSGQYDDDYTPSVRILFDDETKITSQNNNLPIEEKQV encoded by the coding sequence ATGAGTGTTATTTATCTATTAATTTCAGTAAGTATTTTTGTTGCAATCTGTTTTTTTATTGCCTTTATAGCGGCTGTCAAATCCGGACAGTACGACGATGATTACACACCCTCGGTAAGAATCCTCTTTGATGATGAAACCAAAATTACCTCTCAAAATAATAATTTACCAATAGAAGAAAAACAAGTTTAA
- the ccoN gene encoding cytochrome-c oxidase, cbb3-type subunit I: protein MEMEQFYYDNKIVKKFIYATILFGVVGMLVGLTLAVMYLFPNMTDGISWLSYGRLRPLHTNAVIFAFVGNAFFAGMYYSLQRLLKARMFSDFLSNLHFWGWQLIIVAAAITLPLGYTSSKEYAELEWPIDITIALIWVVMGINMIGTMIRRRERHLYVAIWFYIATFVTVAVLHIFNNIEIPVSGLKSYSVYAGVQDALVQWWYGHNAVAFFLTTPFLGLMYYFIPKVANRPVYSYRLSIIHFWSLIFIYIWAGPHHLLYSALPNWAQNLGVAFSVMLIAPSWGGMINGLLTLRGAWDKVRVEPVLKFFVVAITGYGMATFEGPMLSFKNVNAIAHYTDWIVAHVHVGALAWNGFMSFGIIYWLIPRMTKSTLFSTKLANFHFWIGTLGIILYALPMYVAGFQQASMWKQFNPDGTLTYGNFLETVTAIMPLYWMRAIGGSLYLIGMLTLVYNIIMTVRAGQPVEDELAQAPALQTIKSGRISGEKFHSWLERKPIQLSILATIAILIGGIIQIVPTIMVKSNIPTISSVKPYTPLELEGRDLYIREGCVGCHSQSVRPFRSEVERYGPQAKAGEFVYDHPFLWGSKRTGPDLQRVGGKYNDNWHFNHMWNPQSTSAGSIMPGYKWLFDNKPLDISLIEKKMKVMVSLGVPYSEAEVANAQKTLRTQALSIEKSLENDPDYVKSYEDSRKKAAAKGEKFVPMNEREIVALIAYIQRLGTDIKVKETSK from the coding sequence ATGGAAATGGAACAATTTTACTACGATAACAAAATCGTAAAAAAATTCATTTATGCCACCATCCTTTTTGGAGTAGTGGGTATGTTAGTGGGGCTGACCCTGGCGGTTATGTACCTTTTTCCCAACATGACCGATGGGATTTCGTGGCTTAGTTATGGCCGTTTAAGGCCTTTGCATACCAACGCTGTAATTTTTGCTTTTGTTGGGAATGCCTTTTTTGCGGGAATGTATTATTCGCTGCAAAGATTACTGAAAGCCAGAATGTTCAGTGACTTTTTAAGTAATCTGCATTTCTGGGGATGGCAGCTTATTATTGTTGCTGCAGCCATTACATTGCCATTAGGATACACTTCTTCGAAAGAATATGCCGAACTGGAATGGCCTATTGATATTACAATTGCATTAATCTGGGTCGTAATGGGAATCAATATGATAGGTACAATGATTCGTCGTAGAGAGCGCCATTTGTATGTAGCTATCTGGTTTTACATTGCGACATTCGTTACAGTTGCCGTTTTGCATATTTTCAATAATATAGAAATTCCGGTTTCAGGATTAAAAAGTTACTCTGTATATGCTGGTGTTCAGGATGCCTTGGTGCAATGGTGGTACGGACATAATGCAGTGGCGTTTTTCTTAACCACTCCATTCTTAGGATTGATGTATTATTTTATTCCTAAAGTAGCCAATAGACCGGTTTATTCTTATCGATTGTCGATCATTCACTTTTGGTCATTGATTTTCATCTATATCTGGGCAGGACCGCACCATTTATTATATTCTGCTTTGCCAAACTGGGCACAGAATTTGGGTGTAGCATTTTCAGTTATGCTGATAGCGCCGTCCTGGGGAGGTATGATCAACGGATTATTAACCTTAAGAGGTGCCTGGGATAAAGTTCGTGTAGAGCCGGTATTGAAATTCTTTGTAGTAGCAATTACAGGGTACGGAATGGCAACTTTTGAAGGACCAATGCTTTCTTTTAAAAATGTAAACGCTATTGCACATTATACAGACTGGATCGTAGCGCACGTACACGTAGGGGCTTTAGCCTGGAACGGATTTATGTCTTTCGGTATTATTTACTGGCTGATTCCACGAATGACAAAAAGCACATTATTCTCAACAAAATTAGCCAATTTCCATTTCTGGATTGGAACTTTGGGGATTATCTTGTATGCTTTACCAATGTATGTTGCAGGTTTCCAGCAGGCATCGATGTGGAAACAATTTAATCCGGATGGTACTTTGACTTATGGAAACTTCCTTGAAACTGTTACAGCCATTATGCCATTGTATTGGATGAGAGCTATCGGTGGTAGTTTATATCTAATCGGAATGCTGACGCTGGTTTACAATATCATCATGACTGTCAGAGCTGGACAGCCTGTAGAAGACGAATTAGCTCAGGCTCCTGCATTGCAGACCATTAAAAGCGGCAGAATTAGTGGAGAAAAATTCCACTCATGGTTAGAAAGAAAACCGATCCAATTATCAATTTTAGCAACTATTGCGATTTTAATTGGAGGTATTATTCAGATTGTACCAACGATTATGGTAAAATCGAATATTCCAACCATTTCAAGTGTAAAACCATACACACCATTAGAATTAGAAGGCCGTGATTTGTACATTCGAGAAGGCTGTGTAGGCTGTCACTCACAATCAGTTCGTCCTTTTAGAAGTGAGGTAGAACGTTACGGACCACAGGCCAAAGCAGGAGAATTTGTGTACGATCATCCATTCTTATGGGGTTCAAAACGTACAGGCCCTGATTTGCAGCGAGTAGGTGGCAAGTATAATGATAACTGGCACTTTAACCATATGTGGAATCCACAGAGTACATCTGCAGGATCAATTATGCCGGGTTATAAATGGCTGTTTGATAACAAACCATTGGATATCTCCTTAATCGAAAAGAAAATGAAAGTTATGGTTTCGCTAGGAGTACCTTATTCAGAAGCAGAAGTTGCTAATGCACAAAAAACATTAAGGACTCAGGCTCTTTCAATTGAAAAAAGTTTAGAAAATGACCCTGACTATGTGAAAAGTTATGAGGATAGCAGAAAAAAAGCTGCTGCAAAAGGAGAAAAATTTGTTCCTATGAACGAAAGAGAAATTGTAGCCCTGATTGCTTACATACAAAGGCTTGGAACTGATATTAAAGTAAAAGAAACTTCAAAATAA
- a CDS encoding CcoQ/FixQ family Cbb3-type cytochrome c oxidase assembly chaperone has product MFEQIKHNMETISGIEIYPILSLLIFFFFFVGLGFWVFSYTKDKIREMSQIPLEEGSIIISKDK; this is encoded by the coding sequence ATGTTTGAACAGATAAAACACAATATGGAAACAATATCGGGTATAGAAATTTACCCGATTCTTTCCCTTCTGATTTTCTTCTTCTTTTTTGTAGGATTAGGTTTCTGGGTGTTTTCATACACAAAAGATAAAATCAGAGAGATGAGTCAAATTCCTCTTGAAGAGGGAAGTATTATAATTTCAAAAGATAAATAA
- a CDS encoding cbb3-type cytochrome c oxidase N-terminal domain-containing protein — protein MKKFFPVYVRLPLVFFIVFALMEYFIDSGDRPAFIKYPMVSVFLFVFLFILIAIEITLHAVNRVMYQLLSPEEKEKLAYEESLSVQESPWFKNLMHRLTQTEPIEKEGDLLMDHDYDGIKELDNNLPPWWVYLFYICIVFGVFYVFYYDVFGGDNQEMELKKEMAQAKIEVEEYLKTAQDLMDEKTVVLLTDEASLAAGKEIFTTNCAACHRADAGGQIGPNLTDDKWILGGGIKNVFHTITNGGRDGKGMVSWKTNGMKPKEIQKVASYILSLQGSNPKDAKEAEGEVWIDDSAPKKDAAANKTTDSTAVKK, from the coding sequence ATGAAAAAGTTTTTTCCAGTATATGTTAGATTGCCATTGGTTTTCTTTATCGTATTTGCTTTGATGGAATATTTTATAGACTCAGGTGACAGACCTGCCTTTATCAAATATCCAATGGTTTCAGTCTTTTTATTTGTCTTTTTGTTTATTTTGATTGCTATCGAAATTACACTTCATGCTGTAAATCGCGTCATGTATCAATTATTGTCTCCGGAAGAAAAAGAAAAGCTGGCATACGAAGAAAGTCTAAGTGTACAGGAAAGTCCCTGGTTTAAGAATTTGATGCACAGACTTACACAGACAGAACCAATTGAAAAAGAAGGTGACTTGTTGATGGATCACGATTATGACGGAATCAAAGAATTAGATAATAATTTACCGCCATGGTGGGTGTATTTATTCTATATCTGTATCGTTTTTGGAGTGTTTTATGTTTTCTATTACGATGTTTTTGGTGGAGATAATCAGGAAATGGAATTGAAAAAAGAAATGGCTCAGGCAAAAATTGAGGTAGAAGAATATCTTAAAACCGCTCAGGATCTGATGGACGAAAAAACAGTAGTTCTGCTTACAGATGAAGCAAGTTTAGCTGCCGGAAAAGAAATTTTTACCACTAATTGTGCGGCCTGTCACAGGGCAGACGCAGGAGGGCAGATTGGTCCTAACTTAACAGATGATAAATGGATTTTGGGTGGTGGAATTAAAAATGTATTCCACACCATAACAAACGGAGGTCGCGACGGAAAAGGGATGGTTTCCTGGAAAACGAATGGTATGAAACCAAAAGAAATTCAAAAAGTGGCAAGTTATATTTTGTCTTTACAGGGAAGTAACCCAAAAGATGCAAAAGAAGCTGAAGGAGAAGTTTGGATAGACGATAGTGCTCCAAAAAAAGATGCCGCAGCCAATAAAACAACAGATAGTACAGCAGTTAAAAAATAA